In Papaver somniferum cultivar HN1 unplaced genomic scaffold, ASM357369v1 unplaced-scaffold_80, whole genome shotgun sequence, the following proteins share a genomic window:
- the LOC113344865 gene encoding 60S ribosomal protein L36-1-like yields MAPTAPKSGLFVGLNKGHIVTTKELAPRPSARKGKTSKRVLFVRSLIREVAGFAPYEKRITELLKVGKDKRALKVAKRKLGTHKRAKKKREEMSNVLRKMRSAGVSEKKK; encoded by the exons ATGGCACCCACAGCGCCCAAGAGTGGGCTCTTTGTTGGTTTAAACAAAGGTCATATTGTCACTACTAAGGAACTCGCTCCTCGCCCTTCTGCCAGAAAAGGG AAGACCAGCAAGAGAGTTCTTTTTGTTAGGAGTTTGATTAGGGAAGTTGCTGGATTTGCTCCTTATGAGAAGAGAATTACTGAGCTTCTTAAAGTTGGAAAGGACAAGCGTGCTCTTAAGGTGGCTAAGCGAAAGTTGGGTACCCACAAGAGAGCTAAGAAGAAGAGAGAGGAGATGTCCAATGTTCTCCGCAAGATGAG GTCTGCTGGTGTGTCTGAGAAGAAGAAATGA
- the LOC113344970 gene encoding F-box protein At3g07870-like isoform X2: MLFVNSPNRGETLTVQAQGTQARSICCVAYSPMDNLPKEVTLDILSRLPVESVLDCKLVCKAWRDSLQFRADNFFADLHLQSQHGLQLMQPQEQHKQFLGHESIHDFPNAEPMSFFGVDRHAFYYAEYHTGGEIIDEKQPNYQAKRMNLKFPDAVHGFVGSCNGLICLSVNSKYKNIVYGYDGDQIGYKYSDEPSYVCNPITREYVNLPRVSIDEKKSKHGVYIVRGFGYYRPTNEYKVVRITYFGNTNYPPYKGKVEVYTLGSDSGWRSAGEVNYLLLSSFYSPSVCVDGALHWFQKGLSKIVVFDLGVEEFYLYPSPAGITGKAKLCVIKGFLCVLDICLCPDLWFLEKNEKTGSWRIVFSTQCIDNTTNILTITERDEIILGSLGKVILYNLKTRTSTVFADEKWIGRSWWLPHSHFNSFVSLNALGESSVMTFLD; this comes from the exons ATGTTGTTTGTGAATAGTCCAAACAG AGGTGAAACCTTGACTGTTCAAGCTCAGGGAACACAAGCCAGGAGTATCTGTTGTGTTGCTTATAGTCCCATGGACAATCTTCCCAAAGAAGTCACATTAGATATACTTTCTAGGTTACCAGTCGAGTCAGTATTGGATTGTAAATTAGTGTGTAAAGCTTGGAGGGATAGTTTACAGTTTCGTGCTGATAATTTCTTTGCGGATCTCCATCTACAAAGCCAGCATGGTCTTCAACTAATGCAGCCGCAGGAGCAACACAAGCAGTTTCTTGGTCATGAAAGTATTCATGACTTTCCTAATGCTGAGCCAATGAGTTTCTTTGGCGTTGATAGACATGCTTTCTACTATGCAGAGTACCACACCGGTGGTGAGATTATTGATGAAAAGCAGCCTAACTACCAAGCAAAGAGGATGAACCTTAAATTTCCGGACGCCGTGCATGGATTTGTTGGTTCGTGCAATGGATTGATTTGCTTATCAGTCAACTCAAAGTACAAAAACATCGTCTATGGCTATGATGGAGATCAGATAGGTTACAAATACAGTGACGAACCTTCGTACGTTTGTAATCCCATTACAAGAGAATACGTGAATCTTCCAAGGGTGTCGATTGATGAGAAGAAAAGCAAACATGGTGTTTACATTGTGCGTGGGTTTGGTTACTACCGTCCAACAAAcgagtacaaggttgttagaaTCACCTATTTTGGAAACACTAATTATCCCCCTTACAAGGGGAAGGTTGAGGTATATACACTTGGCAGTGACAGTGGGTGGAGAAGTGCTGGAGAAGTGAATTACCTTTTGCTATCTAGTTTCTACTCTCCAAGCGTTTGTGTagatggagctcttcattggttcCAGAAGGGACTTTCGAAGATTGTGGTCTTTGATCTGGGAGTGGAGGAATTTTACCTGTATCCTTCACCTGCAGGCATTACGGGGAAAGCTAAACTTTGTGTTATCAAAGGGTTCTTGTGTGTGTTAGACATATGTCTGTGTCCAGACTTGTGGTTTCTAGAGAAGAACGAGAAGACAGGGAGTTGGAGGATAGTGTTCAGTACACAATGCATTGACAACACTACTAATATATTAACCATTACGGAGAGGGATGAAATTATATTAGGAAGTCTTGGGAAGGTTATTCTATATAATCTAAAAACTAGAACCTCAACAGTGTTTGCAGACGAGAAGTGGATTGGGAGGAGTTGGTGGCTACCACATTCACACTTCAACAGTTTTGTTTCACTGAATGCACTAGGAGAAAGCAGTGTAATGACGTTTTTAGATTGA
- the LOC113344970 gene encoding F-box protein At3g07870-like isoform X1: MDNLPKEVTLDILSRLPVESVLDCKLVCKAWRDSLQFRADNFFADLHLQSQHGLQLMQPQEQHKQFLGHESIHDFPNAEPMSFFGVDRHAFYYAEYHTGGEIIDEKQPNYQAKRMNLKFPDAVHGFVGSCNGLICLSVNSKYKNIVYGYDGDQIGYKYSDEPSYVCNPITREYVNLPRVSIDEKKSKHGVYIVRGFGYYRPTNEYKVVRITYFGNTNYPPYKGKVEVYTLGSDSGWRSAGEVNYLLLSSFYSPSVCVDGALHWFQKGLSKIVVFDLGVEEFYLYPSPAGITGKAKLCVIKGFLCVLDICLCPDLWFLEKNEKTGSWRIVFSTQCIDNTTNILTITERDEIILGSLGKVILYNLKTRTSTVFADEKWIGRSWWLPHSHFNSFVSLNALGESSVMTFLD, encoded by the coding sequence ATGGACAATCTTCCCAAAGAAGTCACATTAGATATACTTTCTAGGTTACCAGTCGAGTCAGTATTGGATTGTAAATTAGTGTGTAAAGCTTGGAGGGATAGTTTACAGTTTCGTGCTGATAATTTCTTTGCGGATCTCCATCTACAAAGCCAGCATGGTCTTCAACTAATGCAGCCGCAGGAGCAACACAAGCAGTTTCTTGGTCATGAAAGTATTCATGACTTTCCTAATGCTGAGCCAATGAGTTTCTTTGGCGTTGATAGACATGCTTTCTACTATGCAGAGTACCACACCGGTGGTGAGATTATTGATGAAAAGCAGCCTAACTACCAAGCAAAGAGGATGAACCTTAAATTTCCGGACGCCGTGCATGGATTTGTTGGTTCGTGCAATGGATTGATTTGCTTATCAGTCAACTCAAAGTACAAAAACATCGTCTATGGCTATGATGGAGATCAGATAGGTTACAAATACAGTGACGAACCTTCGTACGTTTGTAATCCCATTACAAGAGAATACGTGAATCTTCCAAGGGTGTCGATTGATGAGAAGAAAAGCAAACATGGTGTTTACATTGTGCGTGGGTTTGGTTACTACCGTCCAACAAAcgagtacaaggttgttagaaTCACCTATTTTGGAAACACTAATTATCCCCCTTACAAGGGGAAGGTTGAGGTATATACACTTGGCAGTGACAGTGGGTGGAGAAGTGCTGGAGAAGTGAATTACCTTTTGCTATCTAGTTTCTACTCTCCAAGCGTTTGTGTagatggagctcttcattggttcCAGAAGGGACTTTCGAAGATTGTGGTCTTTGATCTGGGAGTGGAGGAATTTTACCTGTATCCTTCACCTGCAGGCATTACGGGGAAAGCTAAACTTTGTGTTATCAAAGGGTTCTTGTGTGTGTTAGACATATGTCTGTGTCCAGACTTGTGGTTTCTAGAGAAGAACGAGAAGACAGGGAGTTGGAGGATAGTGTTCAGTACACAATGCATTGACAACACTACTAATATATTAACCATTACGGAGAGGGATGAAATTATATTAGGAAGTCTTGGGAAGGTTATTCTATATAATCTAAAAACTAGAACCTCAACAGTGTTTGCAGACGAGAAGTGGATTGGGAGGAGTTGGTGGCTACCACATTCACACTTCAACAGTTTTGTTTCACTGAATGCACTAGGAGAAAGCAGTGTAATGACGTTTTTAGATTGA